Genomic window (Penaeus vannamei isolate JL-2024 chromosome 22, ASM4276789v1, whole genome shotgun sequence):
CTTTGATCTCAGATGACTTCCCATAAAAAGATAGGACATATAAGTTTATCactcatgaaaaaaaaagtattaagatATTAGCAAACCGATCATATTAACTAAGGCGACGATTTTGCAACCAGCCACTGACCGCATTTTTTCCCAACATATTACAACATATTCAGTGAATTATCTTTACAAATGTACACTATTTCAAATTTGTGCAATACAGTTAATAAAGTGGCTTTGTTCGTACCAAAACTGCAGAAACACTTGTTTCCGAAAATTAAAGGATATGTCAtactttcatattttttaaaacaatttttaATAAGATATATACGTTATTTTTACACGTGGTTTCGAAATCGAATAGGCTAATATTCACAAAGAAATCATCCTACCTCTTAAAGGTACTGATGACTTTCTACAGAATCTTGAATATCTATCGCCCAATTCCCAGAGGAGCCTTGCACACGTGCTCGCCGAGACACCTGTCGAAGCAACACTTGTCGATGCCTTCGCAAGCGCCGTCGTTAGAGCAAGTGAATGGTGGCTGGAAGCTCCTTAGAGGACACACTGGACGAACGGGGGGACAGAATCCCGGTTTGACTACACCGGCAGCACTCGGTGGCGGGTTGTTGTTCTCACAGCAGTAGGCCTGACCCTCGGGTGTCCTGCACCAGTAGCGGCATGTGGAGGGAGGAGCCACACCCTCTGTTGCGTCATTGTAGGCGAAAATCGCGACCATCAACAAAATTCTCTTCatctgaaaagaaaataaaacatttccATTATACCAAACATGTAAACAGTATAGGATTCTTTCTATGCCGCTGCATACAAATAGTAAGATATTTCACGTGAATATTT
Coding sequences:
- the LOC113802963 gene encoding uncharacterized protein — protein: MGYGVAHSVCFWGMMQLGACTDPPKMKRILLMVAIFAYNDATEGVAPPSTCRYWCRTPEGQAYCCENNNPPPSAAGVVKPGFCPPVRPVCPLRSFQPPFTCSNDGACEGIDKCCFDRCLGEHVCKAPLGIGR